CCCGCGCCCGGCGTCAGCATGGGCACGATGCGCGAGACCGTGTCGTTCTTGGCGGTCGCGGGCAGCGCGATGATAGGCTTGCCGCCCTTAGACCGGGTGGCGCCGCGGATGAAGTCCACCTGCCCGCCGATGCCGCTGTAGAACTGCGTTCCCATGGAATCGGCGCAGATCTGCCCGGTGATGTCGATCTGCAAGGCCGAGTTGATGGCCACCATGCGGTCGTTCTGCGCGATCAGCACCGGGTTGTTGGTATAGGCGTTGGGGTGGAACTCGAAGATCGGGTTCTCGTGCAGGTAATCGAACAGGTTCTTGCTGCCGAGGGCGAAGCCGAGAATGATCTTGCGCGGATGCAGGGTCTTGCGCCGGCCGTTGATGATCCCCTTGTCGATCAGGGGGATGGCGTTCTCGGCCAGCATCTCGGTGTGCACGCCCAGGTCCTTGCGGTCGCCGAGGAAGGTCAGCACCGCGTCGGGGATGCCGCCGATGCCCAACTGCAACGTGCAGCCGTCCTCGATCAGGGTGGCGACGTTGCGCGCGATGCGGGTGTGCAGGTCGGTGATCTCGACCTTCTTCAGCTCGCACAGCGGGCGCGTGTCCTCGACGATGGCGTCGATGTCGGAGATGTGGATGAAGCTGTCGCCGTAAGTGCGCGGCATGTGCCCGTTCACCTGGGCGATGACGTAGCGCGCTACTTTGGCGGCGGTGAGCGTGGTGTCCACGCCCACCCCGAAGGAGCAGAAGCCGTGCGCGTCGGGTGGCGAGACCTGCACCAGGGCCACGTCGATGGGCATCTCGCCGCTCTCGAACAGGGCCTCGATCTCGCTCAAGAAGATGGGGGTGTAGTCGGCGCGGCCGTCATTGACCGC
The Terriglobales bacterium genome window above contains:
- a CDS encoding acetyl-CoA hydrolase/transferase C-terminal domain-containing protein; this translates as MDAYKAKVKGADEALKCVESHMRVYIQPGCAEPETLVGALMQRAPFVRDVEIIHLMTMGRADYIAPEMQGIFRHNAMFIGGNVRDAVNDGRADYTPIFLSEIEALFESGEMPIDVALVQVSPPDAHGFCSFGVGVDTTLTAAKVARYVIAQVNGHMPRTYGDSFIHISDIDAIVEDTRPLCELKKVEITDLHTRIARNVATLIEDGCTLQLGIGGIPDAVLTFLGDRKDLGVHTEMLAENAIPLIDKGIINGRRKTLHPRKIILGFALGSKNLFDYLHENPIFEFHPNAYTNNPVLIAQNDRMVAINSALQIDITGQICADSMGTQFYSGIGGQVDFIRGATRSKGGKPIIALPATAKNDTVSRIVPMLTPGAGVVTSRGAAHYIVTEFGVAYLHGRNIRQRAEALIEIAHPNFRKELYDYCEHTKWLARPPEIVSLNSR